From the genome of Torulaspora globosa chromosome 2, complete sequence, one region includes:
- the ATX1 gene encoding copper metallochaperone ATX1 (ancestral locus Anc_1.98) produces the protein MSQQNHYQFIVVMTCSGCSNAINRVLSRLEPEVSKIDISLENQTVDVFTSLPYDVILDKIKKTGKEVRSGKQL, from the coding sequence ATGTCACAACAAAACCACTACCAATTCATCGTCGTAATGACCTGCTCTGGATGTTCCAACGCCATCAACAGAGTGTTGTCGAGACTTGAGCCTGAAGTTTCTAAGATTGACATATCGCTGGAAAACCAGACTGTTGACGTTTTTACATCCCTTCCTTATGATGTTATATTGgataagatcaagaagacTGGCAAGGAAGTAAGATCTGGGAAGCAGCTTTAA